Within Mucilaginibacter inviolabilis, the genomic segment GGTTAATACCAAAGCAAAGCCCAGCAGTAAGTTTTGAATTTTTATCATAATTTATTTTTTTGTGATAGATAAATAACAAAGCATGGCCATAGCATTTATGCCCATGAAAAAATCATACTAAGAGTGATATGGATGGGTGGGTAAAATCAGGAGCCGGTATAAACCATGCTCCTGATTTGGATATAGGTATATTTTAGCTTTTAATTATAAAAGCAGACCCGTTATAAGTAAATGTTTTGGTTACGTTTGATATAACACCAAATTTATAAACCGCATAGGTAACGTTAAATATCTGATCCTTGATAGGGCTGGTATATTTATTTGCTAACAAAGCTATAAAAGCATTATTTAAATCTGTATCGCTCCAATAAGTAGCATCTGTAGTAGCACTGATATTGAAATCTTTATATTGTGCTACGTTGGCTCTTGCTGCTGCTGTACCAGCACTGGTTGTTCCTATAAAGCTATAATCGGCAGAGGATAATGTTAAATAAACCGTAGGATCAGGTATCCAAGTTCCATTGTTTTTAAGGAATGATGCGGTTGATTGTGTGGCATTAGTTACCCATGCCGTACCGTTATAAGTAAGGGCGATTACTTTTTGGTAAGTAGTTAAATACCTATAATTTACATATTTAACATCTCCTGTTTTAACAGTTGTTGAAACAAGCGGATCTGCCTTTAAAAACGTGTTAATATAAGATGGAATGGTAGTACTACTACTTATATCAGAAGCAATAAACCAATTATTAGTACCACGGCCAACAGAGGCATATTGAGCCGCAGATACACGGTATATTTTTTGCCATGCACCATTCAAATATAAAAAAGCATCAGTAGCAGGAACGCCGGCACTCGGCGTAGCGCCCGATTCATAATAATTATAACTTAATACTGCCAATTGATTAGCTACAGGGCTTGTGTATTTGTAAGGAAGCCAGCTTAATATTTGGGCTGTACTAAAATCAGTATACGTATTACCAGGTAATAAGGTGTAATCGTCTTTTGTCAGCGTATATGCTGTTTTCGCGTTTGTTGAATCAGCTAAAGTAATAGATAGCGGCGCCAAGGTAAAAGTAACGATGGCTGTTGAACCGTTACCCAATTGAGGCTCTTTCGCATTTAAAATCTGTGGGATATAGGTATTTGCGTCGGCAATTGACTTAAAATTGTATGATTTAGAAGGATATTTTGACGTATCCAACAACTTATAATCTGCTTGTGCCAGAGTAAGGCTCATAGCCTTGGTATATGTTGCCGGGCTTACGTTTGGCTGCTTTTGACAAGCTGTTAATATAACAGCCATAAAAGCAATTAAGCTATATATCTTTTTCATGAAGTTTTTTTTTTAAAATTTAACTTTTATACCTGTAGTAAATGTTCTTACCAAACCATAATACACATTCAGATTTGAAGGAATACCGGTACCAGCGGCATCGTACGCATCTGATATATATTTGGTGTTTAACAGATTGTTTACATTACCATTAAGTGAAGCATCCAAACCAGCTAACTTAAACTTAAAGGTTGCGTTAAGATCCCATACTGAGTAATTCGGCAACTTGTACGGATGTGCCCCGGCAGATGTAATATTTGCGAAGTTGAAACTTGAATAATAATTACCAAAGAAGTTATAATTTGTACCCAGTTTTAAATCGGGCAAAACTTTAATATCTAACCCAAACGCCGCTGTGGTTTGTGCTGCATCTCCAACTTTAATTCCTTTTATGAATACCTCTTTAACTGTACCAATAGCCTTTTGCTGGTTATTGAATACGGTAGCTGGGCCTGCATTTTTGGTATAATACCAATCGCCATAAGAAAACATGCCATGCAATGTAACTGCTCTAATTGGCTGATATGTTAATTCCAATTCGGCTCCCTGGTGCATCTCACTAACTCCAGCTACGTTTACGCTGTATATTAGGTTCGTAGCGTTATCGGTAAAAGGAGTCGTAAATGCCTCATCCTTATATAAACTGCGGTAAAAATTCAGTTTGGCTAAAAAACCAGATGTTTTAAATTGATAGCCCAATTCATAGCTAAATAATTTTTCATCTACCGTTCCGGTGTTGATGGAATTGGTAAATTTTTGAAACACATTATCAAAATAAGGCGGTTTGGTGATGTAACCAATATTGGCAAACACGTTCATCTGATCGTTCAGATTATAGTTTGCGCCAGCTTTGGCCTGATAGCTCAGGAAGTTAACATATCGGCTTGATTGTGCCGGATCGCTGTTCAGGTAGTTATAAAGATCTGTTCTTTTATCACCTGTACCTGAACCAGAAAGTGTGATAAATGCAGAGAAATCATCCTTAGCATACTCTGCTTGTGTATACACACCACCAGACATTACATAATCTTTGTTGTAATAGCCAATTTTATCGCCAACTACTGCACGATGAAAAGGGTTATTGATATCACCTGAGCGGCTGCCAGCAGCTGAATTACCAGTATAAGGATCATATACATAATCGGCACCTAACAGATCTTTAACCTCTTCATAATGGGTACCTTTATAATACCTTGCATCAAGACCGGCAGAAAGGTTTAAATATTGCCCCAATGTAGTAGTATAAGTACTTCTTAAACCATACCAGGCATGATCATTATGTGCTGCGTACAAATAGGTTGATGCCGAACCATCCGGATTAGCAGCATTGCTTTTCTGTACAGCATCAAAATCAAATGGCGAATATAGGTTACTCACCCTCGGCGGTATAGCAGTACCACTAGCAGATGCGCCTATTGCACCACCGCCTCCAGTACCATAAGTAGCGTATAATACTGTTGACAGGCTTGATTTTTCATTAATAACCCAGTTATGATTTAATGAAAATACCGGCTTACTAAAAAAGTTGTTATATGGATTTATTTGTTTACCATCTTTAACTCCCAGATCGTAGTTCCATTTAATACCCTGCGGGGCACCGGCATATTCAGTTAACGGTCGTTCAGGACGCTGCCCGTGTGTTTGGGTTGCCCCCATTACGGTAAAAGATAAGGTTTGGCTTGGGGTCAATACTTTTGATAAGTTAAAAAAGTAGTTGTAACCTAAAAAGTTCAGTCCATCAGCATAGCCATCACCTTTGGTTCTGCTACCCTGAAAAGTAGCAGCCCAACCATTGGCATTTAAACCAGTTGATACCAATACAGCTGTTTTTTCGTAATTATTGGTTCCGATAGTTTGCGAAATGTATCCACCCTTTTCGGCATCAGTTGTACGTGTGGTAATATTGATAGTACCACCAAATGACGGAACAATAATTTTTGAAGCACCTAAGCCACGCTGTACTTGCACAGAATTGGTTACATCCGTAAGACCCGACCAGTTTGACCAGAATATTGAGCCGTTTTCCATATCATTAACAGGGATACCGTTAATGGTAAGTGCAACGTTACCCTTTTTTGAGCCGCTTGAAAAACCACGAATACTGATACGAGAATCGCCATAACCACCACCCTGTGCCGTTGCCATGATACCCGGTGTACTCTGTAAAAGCTGAGGAATGTCGCGACCACCTAATTTTTCTTCAATATATTGCTGATTAATAGTTGATACTGCTATTGGCGTTTTACGATCTATAGCCAAATCGCCGGTTACTACAACTTCTTTCATGGCATTTGCGCTGGATTTCAGCAGAATTAAGCCCAGGTCATTTTTATCTCCGAGTTGGATTTCCTGCGAAACGTATCCGATGTAAGAGATCACTAACACTTTGGCACCATCAGAACCAACGTTAAGCTTAAAATCACCATTCAATCCGGTTGAAGTGGCCTTGCCGCCACCTTTTACACCCACAGAAGCACCAATAAGAGGTTCTTTAGTATCGGCATCAACTACCTTACCGCTATACACAGAGGCTAACATAGCTTGCTCAGCTGCCGATAATGGTTTGCCCAACGTTTTTGCTTTAACCACAATGGTGTGGCCAACTATGGCATAAGTAATGGGCTGCCCTTTAAACACTTTATCCAATACGGCATTCAGAGCCTGGTTCTTTACATTAAGGGATACCTTGTTACTGCTGGCTACCAGTTCGGTTTGCATAAAAATATCATAGCCGCTTTGCTGTTCTATTTTATTTAAAATGCTTTCGAGACTTGCATTTTTTTCAGAAAGCGTAATACTTTGGCTAAAGCTCGCAGCACTCAGATGAAGGCATACAGCAAAAAGCAACGCTGTGATAAGTTTAATCCGCATAATAAATTTCCTTTTTGTGGCCGGATTTATCCGGGAAAAACAATTGGTAATCTTATTAATTTTATTTACCCGCGTGCCTTCACATACGGGCGCAGGAAATGTAGAAAAATCCATACTTTTGTTTGGGTTGTTTAGTAAAAAGTTTATTTAGTCAATATTATTTTATATGCTCAGCCCGATATCTGGCCGGAGGTGCTCGCAACACTTTCCGGCTTTTTTTATGGGGCCAAACCCGGTAACCGACCTTGCCGGCTACCGCTATCAGGCTTTATGATCTTACTATAATCTTCCTCCCGTCAATTGTGAAGTTTATGCCGCTTGTTTTTAATATCTGAAATATCTCTGAAACGGGTACATTCCGTGAAATACGGCCCCGGTAGTGCTTTTGCACTACGTTACCCTGATACTCTACATCTACGTCATACCATCTGGATAACTGGCGCATAATGGTATGCAGATCGGTATTTCGGAAAAGAAATTTGCCGTTCTTCCAGGCCACAGCTTCATCTATATCTGCATTTTCTTTTACATCAATGGTGTTTATTGTGTTTACAGCCTGTTCTCCTGGTTTAAGCTTAACAGAAGCTCCGCTAGTATTACTGATGACTTTTACACTACCTTCCAGCAATGTTGTTTTAGTAGTAGCTTCATCGGCATAGCTATTGATATTGAAATGCGTTCCTAAAACTGTAACAGTTTGCGTTGTAGTTTTTACATAAAAAGGTTTATTGGGATCTTTGCTTACTTCAAAATAAGCTTCTCCAGTGAGCTCCACCCTGCGTTCATTACCGGCGAATGCCGTAGGATATTTTAAAGACGAAGCTGAGTTTAACCAAACCTTAGTACCATCAGGTAAAACAATTTCATATTGACCACCGCGCGGCGTAGCCAACATATTCATCACAACCTTTTCAAACAGCGGCTGATCTTCATGTTGAGTAGCTTCCGCAACCTGGTAAACCAGCTCACCACTCTCATCTTTTGTTATAACGATATTTTGCTGACTGGCTATTTTCCCGCGCTTAGTATCGTCCAAAACAATCTTTGATCCATCCGCCAGTGTCAGGATAGCTTTGTTACTCCCGGGTAAAAGATCTTTCTGTGACTTAATAGCTATTTTTTGTTCACCGGAAGTATGGCGATACCGGGTTAATGTAACCCCCAGGGCTATTAATAGGATTACAGCGGCAGCATACGAAGGCCATAATTTAAGCGTAGCTTTTGTACGGTTAGTTTTTTTAAACCCCGTTTTCTTCACAATATTTTTCCAGGCTTTATCCTTATCGTTTGCCTCAAAAGTTTCAAGCTCCGAGTCGATTATAGTTTGATCGGTAAGTTTTTTGAATAACTCCGGGTTGTGTTCATCTGCCTGAAGCCATTGCTCCAGTTCGTCTTTCTCTTGTTCAGTAAGCTCATTTCGCAGATATTTTGCTATCAGCTTGCCAAGATCAAAATAGGGTTGGTAATTATTCATATTTCCTTTTCGTATATAAAGACACCTTCGTTTTCAAAAAGGATAAAGGAGGTATGAAAAAAAATATTTTTTTTTCTTCGACATGTCCAATTCAAGTCTCCTCAATTGATATGCAGGTGTAATTCATATATTTATTAACAATTAAAATTTGAAACGATGGACGAATTCATTTTAATATTCAGGCATGAGGATGGCACTAAAGTAGCCTCGCCCGAACAAATAGAGGTTTGGATGAAACAAACGATGGATTGGATAGGCGGTATTGCAGCCCAAAACAAATTCAGCAGCGGTACCGGTTTGCCTTTTGATGATGCCAAGGTAGTTTGGCATAATAATGTAGTAACCAACGGCCCTTTTGGCGAGATTAAGGAAACCATTGGAGGATATATTATTGTAAAAGCCAGTTCTGTTGAAGAAGCAGTGGAGTTTGCCAAAGGCAGTCCGGTATTACAGGGTGAAGGCAATAGCGTAGAGGTGCGCAAAATTGCCCGACGCGATGGCACGCATTAAATTATTGAGGCCAAATTATCAAACCGTCACTGGTGTTGTACCACCTACAAATTAACATTAAGCCGGTGATATTTATGCAAAAAAGTGGGTTAACATGGGTTTACACAATTTAGGGTTAAAATCGATTTATATAATTGACAGTCAATTAATTATATATTTTTTCAAGGAAATTATGTAAACCCACTTTTGGATTAATTGAATCAACCCAACCCTCATCTTACCATGGAAAAACAGGAACTCATACCCCATCTGTTCAGGACTGAATACCGGAAAATAGTAGCCGTGCTTTGCCGTCGCTTCGGGTTTGATCAGATCGAAATTGCCGAAGATATTGCCAGTGATACTTTCTTGGCAGCAGCCCAAACCTGGAGTTTTAATGGAATTCCGCCAAATGCCACGGCCTGGCTATACAATGTGGCTAAAAACAAAGCCAGGAATCATTTACACTGTAATACTATTTTTGAAAGCAAAATATCTCCTGAAATAAAAATCATCACTTCCGAATTTCATGAACTGGATATCGATCTTTCACCACAAAACATTAATGATAGCCAATTACAAATGATGTTTGCCATTTGCCACCCGGCTATATCTCCAGAGTCGCAAATTGGTCTATCATTGCGCATTCTTTGTGGTTTTGGAATTGACGAAATTGCCGAGGCCTTTTTGACCAATAAAGAAACCGTCAACAAGCGTTTATTCAGAGCTAAAGAAAAGATCAGAAACGAAA encodes:
- a CDS encoding TonB-dependent receptor domain-containing protein; its protein translation is MRIKLITALLFAVCLHLSAASFSQSITLSEKNASLESILNKIEQQSGYDIFMQTELVASSNKVSLNVKNQALNAVLDKVFKGQPITYAIVGHTIVVKAKTLGKPLSAAEQAMLASVYSGKVVDADTKEPLIGASVGVKGGGKATSTGLNGDFKLNVGSDGAKVLVISYIGYVSQEIQLGDKNDLGLILLKSSANAMKEVVVTGDLAIDRKTPIAVSTINQQYIEEKLGGRDIPQLLQSTPGIMATAQGGGYGDSRISIRGFSSGSKKGNVALTINGIPVNDMENGSIFWSNWSGLTDVTNSVQVQRGLGASKIIVPSFGGTINITTRTTDAEKGGYISQTIGTNNYEKTAVLVSTGLNANGWAATFQGSRTKGDGYADGLNFLGYNYFFNLSKVLTPSQTLSFTVMGATQTHGQRPERPLTEYAGAPQGIKWNYDLGVKDGKQINPYNNFFSKPVFSLNHNWVINEKSSLSTVLYATYGTGGGGAIGASASGTAIPPRVSNLYSPFDFDAVQKSNAANPDGSASTYLYAAHNDHAWYGLRSTYTTTLGQYLNLSAGLDARYYKGTHYEEVKDLLGADYVYDPYTGNSAAGSRSGDINNPFHRAVVGDKIGYYNKDYVMSGGVYTQAEYAKDDFSAFITLSGSGTGDKRTDLYNYLNSDPAQSSRYVNFLSYQAKAGANYNLNDQMNVFANIGYITKPPYFDNVFQKFTNSINTGTVDEKLFSYELGYQFKTSGFLAKLNFYRSLYKDEAFTTPFTDNATNLIYSVNVAGVSEMHQGAELELTYQPIRAVTLHGMFSYGDWYYTKNAGPATVFNNQQKAIGTVKEVFIKGIKVGDAAQTTAAFGLDIKVLPDLKLGTNYNFFGNYYSSFNFANITSAGAHPYKLPNYSVWDLNATFKFKLAGLDASLNGNVNNLLNTKYISDAYDAAGTGIPSNLNVYYGLVRTFTTGIKVKF
- a CDS encoding FecR family protein; translated protein: MNNYQPYFDLGKLIAKYLRNELTEQEKDELEQWLQADEHNPELFKKLTDQTIIDSELETFEANDKDKAWKNIVKKTGFKKTNRTKATLKLWPSYAAAVILLIALGVTLTRYRHTSGEQKIAIKSQKDLLPGSNKAILTLADGSKIVLDDTKRGKIASQQNIVITKDESGELVYQVAEATQHEDQPLFEKVVMNMLATPRGGQYEIVLPDGTKVWLNSASSLKYPTAFAGNERRVELTGEAYFEVSKDPNKPFYVKTTTQTVTVLGTHFNINSYADEATTKTTLLEGSVKVISNTSGASVKLKPGEQAVNTINTIDVKENADIDEAVAWKNGKFLFRNTDLHTIMRQLSRWYDVDVEYQGNVVQKHYRGRISRNVPVSEIFQILKTSGINFTIDGRKIIVRS
- a CDS encoding YciI family protein codes for the protein MDEFILIFRHEDGTKVASPEQIEVWMKQTMDWIGGIAAQNKFSSGTGLPFDDAKVVWHNNVVTNGPFGEIKETIGGYIIVKASSVEEAVEFAKGSPVLQGEGNSVEVRKIARRDGTH